The proteins below are encoded in one region of Silene latifolia isolate original U9 population chromosome 2, ASM4854445v1, whole genome shotgun sequence:
- the LOC141641447 gene encoding uncharacterized protein LOC141641447, with the protein MGRFGILTDGLCFLCGTADESKAHLFFECGFSRRCLSLVQMWLPAPWQPNVVEWLIQWRCRSLLKKQVLMAAIAGLVYLIWDSRNVSRVEHRVSRPECILKKLQSLTALRVRGFEQLMGSHREHDWFKSHILVH; encoded by the coding sequence ATGGGCAGGTTTGGTATATTGACTGATGGCTTGTGTTTTCTTTGTGGGACTGCTGATGAGTCTAAAGCTCATCTGTTTTTTGAGTGTGGGTTTAGTAGGAGATGCCTCAGTCTGGTTCAGATGTGGCTCCCTGCTCCGTGGCAACCTAATGTGGTAGAGTGGCTTATTCAGTGGAGATGCAGGTCTTTGTTGAAGAAACAAGTGCTGATGGCTGCAATTGCTGGACTGGTGTATCTGATCTGGGACAGTAGAAATGTCAGTCGTGTTGAGCATAGAGTGAGTAGACCTGAATGTATCCTTAAGAAACTTCAAAGCCTTACAGCTTTAAGGGTGAGGGGCTTTGAGCAACTTATGGGTAGTCATAGAGAGCATGATTGGTTTAAGAGTCATATTCTAGTTCATTAA
- the LOC141641449 gene encoding uncharacterized protein LOC141641449, with product MDAGCQIQRNACRREEAGTPATTRCGNSARYGNHTVAEERPDSGVGERQQGRLIYISSLTSRWASPEQQLTGREAYIEQNYQELRNLLRRVPGMPPPMEMATPDSYADSPFTDAIAAVALPKGFSVPTMTLFDGTTDPCDHISQYKQKMMQFASSRRTPKQPSDLYRIVQVIGESIKDYVTRFNTEKVAIRGCDTSTTINAIRQGLDKDSDLYKELTMNSCERFEEVQQRATAALRLEEDILSRKGIVTFDRTSRKTPTEKKDERAKPYSRPNISKVAEKSQQVEDSQYPPRLAEYGFNKGMEGLLKALKELGDQVRWPKPPTQDRPNDDRDRSKRCEWHQDIGHRTEDCFRLRKEVKFQVRKGNLDHLLPRGGKKDRRETANQVLPSAPPIFTKIINVITCGSELSGLTYSAAKRRATEGKGDHPETSCRVSQSDLPMVTFDETDAGNEAEQHHSALTITYRNCTVQKVLVDTGSSVNLIMFETLKVMGFDKENLIKKSVPLVGFSCETAHSVGEITIPTYIEGVNKLVRYLVIEGPPTYNVILRRPWLHQMKAIPSTYYQCLKFPTPWGVVKDRGTSEEYKEPPSEELDQVHLDEANPDRAVLIGATCTGELRDQLI from the exons ATGGACGCAGGATGTCAGATTCAGAGAAATGCCTGCAGGAGAGAGGAGGCAGGCACACCTGCTACCACAAGATGTGGTAACTCGGCTAGATATGGAAACCACACCGTAGCAGAGGAGAGGCCTGATTCCG GTGTTGGAGAGCGCCAACAGGGCAGGTTGATATATATCTCCAGCCTCACTAGCCGTTGGGCCAGTCCTGAACAG CAACTCACGGGAAGAGAGGCCTATATAGAGCAGAACTACCAGGAACTACGCAACCTCCTCCGGAGAGTCCCAGGAATGCCTCCACCCATGGAGATGGCAACGCcagacagctatgctgattcaccctttacTGATGCTATAGCTGCTGTGGCTTTGCCAAAAGGGTTCAGTGTCCCAACAATGACTCTTTttgatgggaccacagatcccTGTGATCACATTAGCCAGTATAAGCAAAAGATGATG CAATTTGCCAGCAGCCGAAGGACTCCGAAGCAGCCAAGTGATCTTTACAGGATCGTCCAAGTAATTGGGGAGTCAATCAAGGACTACGTTACCAGGTTCAACACAGAAAAGGTAGCCATACGGGGTTGTGACACGTCCACAACAATTAATGCCATCAGACAAGGCTTAGACAAAGATTCGGATCTATACAAAGAATTAACGATGAATTCCTGTGAGAGATTTGAGGAAGTTCAGCAGCGCGCAACAGCGGCATTAAGGTTGGAAGAAGATATACTATCTAGAAAAGGAATAGTAACTTTCGACAGAACAAGTAGGAAGACTCCAACAGAGAAAAAGGACGAAAGAGCTAAACCATACAGCAGGCCCAACATCAGCAAAGTGGCAGAGAAATCTCAACAAGTGGAAGATTCGCAATATCCTCCCAGGTTAGCTGAGTACGGGTTCAATAAAGGAATGGAAGGTCTGTTAAAAGCATTGAAGGAACTGGGCGACCAGGTAAGATGGCCTAAGCCACCTACGCAAGACAGGCCTAATGACGACCGGGATCGCAGTAAGAGATGCGAGTGGCACCAGGACATAGGACACCGAACAGAAGATTGTTTCAGGCTGCGGAAAGAGGTCAAATTTCAGGTACGGAAGGGAAATCTGGACCAcctgttaccacgtgggggcaagaaGGATAGAAGAGAGACAGCAAATCAGGTGCTCCCCTCTGCCCCACCTATTTTCACCAAAATCATTAACGTGATAACATGTGGATCCGAGTTGTCAGGGTTAACCTACTCTGCAGCCAAGAGGCGAGCTACCGAAGGCAAAGGAGACCACCCAGAAACATCATGCAGGGTGAGCCAGAGTGACTTGCCTATGGTTACGTTCGACGAAACTGACGCAggaaacgaggcagaacagcacCACAGCGCCCTCACCATTACATATAGAAACTGCACCGTGCAAAAAGTATTGGTAGACACCGGAAGCTCTGTGAACCTTATCATGTTTGAAACTCTCAAAGTAATGGGCTTCGACAAAGAAAACTTGATAAAGAAATCTGTGCCACTGGTGGGATTTAGCTGTGAGACGGCACATTCGGTAGGCGAGATAACCATTCCAACTTATATTGAAGGGGTCAACAAATTAGTAAGGTACCTAGTCATTGAGGGCCCACCCACTTACAACGTTATCTTGAGGAGACCATGGTTGCATCAAATGAAGGCGATCCCTTCAACGTACTATCAGTGTCTCAAGTTCCCAACTCCATGGGGTGTGGTCAAG GATCGGGGAACCTCGGAGGAATACAAGGAGCCACCCTCAGAGGAGTTAGATCAGGTCCACCTGGACGAGGCCAACCCAGACAGGGCAGTATTAATTGGAGCAACCTGCACTGGAGAGCTACGAGATCAGCTAATTTAA